A window of the Gemmatimonadota bacterium genome harbors these coding sequences:
- a CDS encoding ABC transporter ATP-binding protein, with amino-acid sequence MGEVDVHALRGVDFTLHEGEFLALVGASGSGKSTLLNILGGLDRPTSGTVRFRDGDLSDASDRALTEYRRRHVGFVFQFYNLMPSLTARENVELVTEIAADPMSAREALGLVGLSERMDHFPSQLSGGEQQRVAVARAVAKRPEVLLCDEPTGALDYRSGVVVLEVIERVNRELGTATAVITHNAPIAAIANRVVTLHDGLVKEELVNPVRKPAREIRW; translated from the coding sequence ATGGGCGAGGTGGACGTGCATGCGCTGCGCGGGGTGGACTTCACCCTCCACGAGGGGGAGTTCCTGGCGCTCGTCGGAGCCTCCGGATCGGGCAAGTCCACCCTCCTCAACATCCTCGGCGGATTGGACCGGCCGACCTCCGGGACGGTCCGTTTCCGTGACGGCGACCTCTCCGACGCCTCGGACCGTGCGCTCACGGAGTACCGACGGCGGCATGTGGGATTCGTCTTTCAGTTCTACAACCTGATGCCATCCCTCACCGCCCGTGAAAACGTGGAGCTCGTCACCGAGATCGCCGCGGACCCCATGTCCGCCCGCGAGGCGCTCGGGCTCGTGGGGCTCTCGGAGCGGATGGATCACTTTCCTTCCCAGCTTTCCGGGGGCGAACAGCAGAGGGTGGCCGTAGCCCGCGCCGTGGCCAAACGTCCCGAAGTTCTCCTCTGCGACGAGCCGACCGGCGCCCTCGACTACCGTTCGGGAGTCGTGGTGCTCGAAGTGATCGAGCGGGTAAACCGCGAGCTGGGGACGGCGACGGCGGTGATCACGCACAACGCCCCGATCGCGGCCATCGCGAATCGCGTCGTCACCCTCCACGACGGGCTCGTGAAGGAGGAGCTCGTCAACCCGGTGCGGAAGCCCGCGAGGGAGATCCGGTGGTGA
- a CDS encoding nucleotide pyrophosphohydrolase, whose product MDLREAQRRVDEWISQFDEGYWPPLVNLARLVEEVGELSRELNHRYGSKVKRSDEPDRDLALEMADVLFVLIALANEQGVDLDGALEAVFEKVRGRDSDRWKKKGG is encoded by the coding sequence ATGGATCTCAGGGAAGCCCAGCGCCGCGTGGACGAATGGATCTCGCAGTTCGATGAAGGTTACTGGCCCCCCCTCGTCAACCTCGCCCGTCTCGTGGAAGAAGTGGGCGAGCTTTCCCGCGAGCTGAATCACCGGTACGGATCGAAGGTGAAGCGCTCCGACGAACCCGACCGGGACCTCGCCCTCGAGATGGCCGACGTCCTTTTCGTCCTGATCGCTCTCGCGAACGAGCAGGGAGTTGACCTGGACGGTGCGCTCGAGGCCGTGTTCGAGAAGGTCCGCGGGCGCGACTCCGACCGGTGGAAGAAGAAGGGAGGGTGA
- a CDS encoding zinc-binding dehydrogenase: protein MRAAIFSEFGGPEVIRVEEVADPEPGPGEVRLRVRAASLNHLDLWARRGLPFPISMPHIGGSDIAGEVERVGPGAEHVPIGTRVVVDPSTNWEWYEGVRRGKDLPDPGYRVIGEHLQGGFAELAVVPAANLLQIPADVTYDTAAAAGMIFATAWGGLMGRASLRPGERVLVTGGSGGVSTAAIQVARRAGASVVAITSGPENVKRVRELGADIVLDRLSGPLGAQLKDATGSRGVDVVFDSVGQPMWASLIRCLRPGGRLVCYGSTAGPEAVTDLRHVFWKRLSILGTTMASPAEFVEVMHLVFEGSLIPVIDRILRLEELGEAHRALEAGEVFGKVVIRV from the coding sequence ATGCGAGCGGCGATCTTCTCCGAGTTTGGCGGTCCCGAGGTCATCCGCGTCGAGGAAGTGGCCGATCCGGAACCGGGACCGGGCGAAGTGCGGCTCCGAGTCCGCGCCGCTTCCCTGAATCATCTCGACCTCTGGGCGCGGCGGGGGCTCCCCTTCCCCATTTCCATGCCGCACATCGGCGGGTCGGACATTGCGGGCGAGGTCGAGCGCGTCGGACCCGGCGCCGAGCACGTTCCCATCGGGACTCGTGTCGTCGTGGATCCCTCGACGAACTGGGAATGGTACGAGGGGGTCCGGCGGGGGAAGGACCTCCCCGATCCGGGCTACCGGGTGATCGGGGAACACCTCCAGGGAGGATTCGCCGAGCTCGCCGTCGTGCCCGCGGCGAATCTCCTCCAGATCCCCGCCGACGTGACCTATGACACGGCGGCGGCGGCGGGGATGATCTTCGCCACCGCCTGGGGGGGACTGATGGGACGGGCATCCCTCCGTCCGGGTGAACGCGTCCTCGTGACCGGTGGGTCGGGAGGCGTCTCGACCGCGGCGATCCAGGTCGCGCGGCGGGCGGGGGCGAGCGTGGTCGCGATCACGTCCGGCCCAGAGAACGTGAAGCGCGTCCGGGAGCTCGGAGCCGACATCGTGCTCGACCGGCTTTCCGGCCCGCTCGGCGCCCAGCTCAAGGACGCGACGGGGTCTCGCGGCGTGGACGTGGTGTTCGACTCCGTGGGACAACCGATGTGGGCATCGCTGATTCGCTGCCTCCGTCCCGGCGGCCGGCTCGTTTGTTACGGCTCGACCGCGGGTCCGGAAGCCGTCACCGACCTCCGGCATGTCTTCTGGAAACGGCTCTCCATTCTCGGGACGACGATGGCCAGTCCCGCCGAGTTTGTCGAAGTCATGCATCTTGTTTTCGAAGGGAGTTTGATTCCGGTCATCGACCGCATTCTTCGGCTGGAAGAGCTCGGGGAAGCGCATCGGGCTCTCGAGGCCGGCGAGGTGTTCGGAAAAGTCGTGATTCGGGTCTGA
- a CDS encoding tetratricopeptide repeat protein: MNVSTGSDPGDTLRVAELFELFPRLPELAPLLGLLVSGSRPDAGRRWTGSGELGTVGGRIVEAPALSRSARGIGEVEAGRAEGLWAGVARVVSALSRGDGGEAVTALLEQGGAEEEAGRTREAEAWYLAAFRAARDRDGARAPRALRLAARVARTLGRLEEAAQRYESAWRDAEDLGTEEDQVIAAIGRGNVAVDRGRWAEAREWYGRALARIGESGEPRRQRWQLFQNLAIVARRSGELDDARRLLERAQREGEELADADAEVEVGNGWGKLRLAEGDPRGAELHFREALGKATTPLSRVTIGVNLGESLLAQGKALEAGEAAREAEAHAIAGGVTGKLPETYRLLAGVARARGEGEAFVFLEEALDLIRDGGLPPFEEALTREAYGELRIAEGERARGMAELDAALRIFRQVGTDDEAGRLVARVWAIGPAPGDRGEGSATGVEEER, encoded by the coding sequence ATGAACGTTTCCACCGGATCGGACCCGGGGGACACGCTTCGGGTCGCCGAGCTCTTCGAGCTCTTTCCGAGGCTCCCGGAGCTCGCTCCCCTTCTCGGCCTCCTGGTCTCCGGGTCCCGCCCGGACGCGGGGCGGCGATGGACCGGGTCGGGAGAGCTGGGAACGGTGGGAGGCCGCATCGTGGAAGCCCCGGCGCTCTCGCGGAGTGCCCGCGGGATCGGCGAGGTCGAGGCGGGACGCGCCGAAGGGCTCTGGGCCGGAGTCGCGCGGGTCGTCAGTGCCCTTTCCCGGGGCGATGGGGGGGAGGCTGTGACCGCGCTTCTCGAACAGGGGGGAGCGGAGGAGGAGGCCGGACGGACGCGGGAAGCCGAGGCTTGGTACCTCGCCGCGTTCAGGGCCGCTCGGGATCGGGACGGGGCGCGCGCCCCGCGGGCGCTCCGCCTCGCCGCGAGGGTTGCCCGGACCCTGGGGCGGCTCGAGGAGGCGGCCCAGCGATACGAGAGCGCGTGGAGGGATGCCGAAGACCTCGGAACGGAGGAGGACCAGGTGATTGCCGCGATCGGTCGGGGGAATGTCGCCGTGGACCGGGGGCGCTGGGCGGAGGCCCGTGAGTGGTATGGGCGGGCCCTGGCGCGCATCGGCGAAAGCGGCGAACCCCGCCGTCAGAGGTGGCAGCTCTTCCAGAATCTCGCGATCGTCGCGCGCCGCTCGGGGGAGCTGGACGACGCCCGCCGGCTTCTCGAGCGGGCGCAACGGGAGGGGGAGGAACTCGCCGACGCGGACGCCGAGGTCGAGGTGGGGAATGGGTGGGGAAAACTCCGTCTCGCAGAGGGAGACCCCCGTGGAGCCGAACTTCACTTCCGCGAGGCCCTCGGCAAGGCCACCACGCCCCTTTCTCGTGTCACTATCGGTGTAAATCTGGGTGAGTCGCTCCTCGCTCAAGGGAAAGCCCTGGAGGCGGGGGAAGCCGCGCGCGAAGCGGAGGCGCACGCGATCGCCGGCGGGGTGACAGGAAAACTTCCGGAAACCTACCGACTGCTCGCCGGCGTGGCACGTGCCCGCGGAGAGGGAGAGGCCTTCGTCTTCCTTGAAGAGGCGTTGGATCTCATCCGCGACGGGGGACTTCCCCCCTTCGAGGAGGCTCTCACGCGAGAGGCTTATGGGGAGCTTCGAATCGCCGAAGGGGAGCGGGCCCGTGGAATGGCCGAGCTGGATGCCGCCCTTCGCATCTTTCGCCAAGTGGGGACGGATGACGAAGCAGGTCGGTTGGTCGCGCGGGTGTGGGCAATCGGCCCCGCTCCGGGAGATCGAGGCGAAGGGTCCGCGACCGGCGTGGAGGAGGAGCGATGA
- a CDS encoding sigma-54 dependent transcriptional regulator yields the protein MSRSGLSGGSGVLAFLPGADREAVEGGLGSNPRWCETAGDFLAALTERHWAAILLLLGDEGVETAVVRRVAEAAPSTPLFLASRETSVERVLAAERAGAVALLPHPTEAERIREELLPILQEPGEVPVPVAAEEDDGLVVGSSPALMEVFRVVARVAPTAATVLITGESGTGKEIVARSLHTQSDRAKRAFVAVNCAAIPDTLLEAELFGHEKGAFTGAVTKSEGRFGRAHGGTLFLDEIGEMSLSLQAKLLRVLESGEVERLGSDGTVRVDTRVVAATNRDLAGQVAAGRFREDLLFRLAVVLVELPPLRERREDILPLALHFTSRFARSHGRPMTSLSREAAARARNYPWPGNVRELRNVMDRAVLLARGGVIRSGDLKVGAHAPRTSPRSDAPDPGYAATLSLRDVEGRHIRAVLERTRGHMGEAAEILGIHRNTMTMKVRDHGIDVRAIAEGA from the coding sequence ATGTCGAGATCGGGGTTGTCGGGGGGTTCTGGAGTGCTCGCCTTCCTTCCCGGCGCCGATCGGGAGGCGGTGGAAGGTGGGCTCGGATCGAATCCGCGTTGGTGCGAAACGGCCGGCGACTTTCTCGCGGCCCTGACCGAGCGCCACTGGGCTGCGATCCTCCTCCTGCTCGGCGACGAGGGAGTGGAGACCGCGGTCGTGCGAAGGGTCGCCGAGGCGGCGCCCTCCACTCCGCTTTTCCTCGCCTCACGCGAGACCTCCGTGGAGCGAGTCCTCGCCGCGGAGCGGGCGGGTGCGGTCGCGCTTCTCCCCCACCCCACGGAAGCGGAGCGGATCCGTGAAGAGCTCCTCCCCATTCTCCAGGAGCCGGGCGAGGTTCCGGTCCCCGTGGCGGCGGAGGAGGACGACGGGCTCGTCGTGGGGTCGAGCCCCGCTCTGATGGAGGTCTTCCGCGTGGTCGCGAGGGTCGCGCCCACCGCCGCGACCGTCCTCATCACGGGCGAATCCGGGACGGGGAAGGAGATCGTCGCCCGCTCACTCCACACGCAGAGCGACCGGGCCAAGCGGGCGTTCGTCGCGGTGAACTGCGCGGCGATTCCGGACACCCTTCTCGAAGCCGAGCTCTTCGGGCACGAAAAGGGGGCCTTCACCGGCGCCGTGACGAAGAGCGAAGGGCGCTTCGGCCGCGCCCACGGAGGGACGCTTTTCCTCGACGAAATCGGGGAGATGAGCCTCTCCCTTCAGGCCAAACTCCTTCGAGTCCTCGAGTCTGGCGAGGTGGAACGGTTGGGGAGCGACGGGACCGTGCGCGTGGACACTCGCGTCGTAGCCGCGACGAATCGCGATTTGGCCGGGCAGGTGGCGGCCGGCCGGTTCCGGGAGGACCTCCTATTCCGCCTCGCCGTCGTGCTCGTGGAGCTTCCGCCGCTTCGCGAGAGGAGGGAAGACATCCTCCCCCTCGCCCTTCATTTCACCTCCCGCTTCGCGCGGAGCCATGGGCGACCCATGACGTCGCTTAGCCGGGAAGCGGCCGCGCGGGCGCGCAACTATCCGTGGCCGGGAAACGTCCGCGAGCTCAGAAACGTGATGGACCGCGCGGTCCTCCTCGCGCGGGGCGGAGTGATTCGGTCGGGAGATCTCAAGGTGGGAGCGCACGCGCCCCGCACTTCCCCCCGTTCCGACGCGCCGGATCCGGGATACGCGGCGACCCTTTCCCTCCGAGACGTCGAGGGGCGTCACATCCGGGCTGTGCTCGAGCGAACGCGCGGGCACATGGGGGAAGCCGCGGAGATCCTCGGGATTCATCGGAACACGATGACGATGAAGGTGCGGGATCATGGCATAGACGTGCGCGCGATCGCGGAGGGCGCATGA
- a CDS encoding radical SAM protein produces the protein MTRARAETLPSRAGKEPARPFLRVTEIFHSIQGESTWVGVPCTFVRLTGCPLRCVWCDTAYAFHGGTKMELDQIVERVKEIGCPVVELTGGEPLAHRNAVQLAHRLLDEGFTVLIETSGSEDVSPLRSEVHLIMDLKCPGSGESGRNRWENLDHLDARDEVKFVVKDREDYEWASRVIVERKLDERVRNGSLRALLISPVWGEGGPVLEELAAWILADGLPVRFQLQVHKLIWDPLARGV, from the coding sequence GTGACGAGAGCTCGAGCTGAAACGCTTCCCTCGAGGGCGGGAAAGGAACCCGCGCGCCCCTTCCTTCGCGTCACGGAGATCTTCCACTCGATCCAGGGTGAGTCCACCTGGGTGGGCGTCCCCTGCACTTTCGTGCGCCTGACAGGGTGCCCCCTTCGCTGCGTCTGGTGCGACACCGCGTACGCCTTCCACGGCGGCACGAAGATGGAGCTCGACCAGATCGTCGAGCGCGTGAAGGAGATCGGGTGCCCGGTGGTCGAGCTCACGGGCGGGGAGCCGCTCGCCCATCGGAATGCGGTTCAACTCGCGCACCGCCTCCTGGACGAGGGCTTCACCGTCCTCATCGAGACGTCGGGATCCGAGGATGTCTCTCCCCTCCGCTCCGAAGTCCACCTGATCATGGACCTCAAGTGCCCCGGCTCCGGCGAATCCGGACGGAACCGGTGGGAGAACCTCGACCACCTCGATGCCCGCGACGAGGTGAAGTTCGTCGTGAAGGACCGCGAGGATTACGAGTGGGCGAGCCGGGTCATCGTCGAGAGGAAGCTGGACGAACGCGTGCGGAACGGCTCGCTCCGAGCCCTCCTGATCTCCCCGGTGTGGGGCGAAGGCGGTCCGGTCCTCGAAGAGCTGGCGGCGTGGATCCTCGCGGATGGACTCCCGGTCCGCTTCCAGCTCCAGGTCCACAAGCTCATCTGGGATCCGCTCGCGCGGGGAGTCTGA